A window of the Actinobacillus genomosp. 1 genome harbors these coding sequences:
- the lpxA gene encoding acyl-ACP--UDP-N-acetylglucosamine O-acyltransferase, whose amino-acid sequence MRLIDSTAKISPLAVIEEGAQIGAHVEIGPFSVIGKNVKIGAKTVIHSHVVINGHTEIGEQNQIFQFASIGEINQDLKYQGEPTKVVIGDRNRIRESVTIHRGTVQGGGVTRIGNDNLFMINTHIAHDCSIGNRCIIANNGTLAGHVTLDDFVIVGGMSAIHQFVVIGSHVMLGGGSMVSQDVPPYVMAQGNHAQPFGVNLEGLKRRGFDKPAMHAIRNAYKLIYRSGKTIEEAIPEIEQFAVNEPAVQLFLDFFKRSTRGIIR is encoded by the coding sequence ATGCGATTAATTGATTCTACTGCAAAAATCAGTCCTTTAGCAGTCATTGAAGAAGGGGCGCAAATTGGTGCTCACGTCGAAATCGGCCCATTTTCCGTTATTGGAAAGAATGTAAAAATCGGCGCAAAAACTGTTATTCATTCTCATGTTGTGATTAACGGTCATACTGAAATCGGTGAACAAAATCAGATTTTCCAATTCGCCAGTATCGGGGAAATTAACCAAGATTTAAAATATCAAGGTGAGCCGACCAAGGTAGTTATTGGTGATCGTAACCGTATTCGTGAAAGTGTTACTATTCATCGCGGAACCGTTCAGGGTGGTGGCGTTACACGTATCGGTAATGATAACCTGTTTATGATCAATACCCATATTGCACACGACTGCTCTATCGGTAATCGTTGCATTATTGCGAATAACGGTACCTTAGCCGGTCACGTTACTTTAGATGATTTTGTGATTGTCGGCGGAATGTCGGCTATTCACCAATTCGTAGTCATCGGTTCACACGTTATGTTAGGCGGCGGCTCAATGGTCAGCCAAGACGTTCCGCCATATGTGATGGCACAAGGAAACCACGCTCAACCGTTTGGTGTGAATTTAGAAGGTCTGAAACGTCGTGGATTCGATAAGCCGGCAATGCATGCCATTCGTAACGCTTATAAATTAATTTATCGTAGCGGTAAAACGATCGAAGAAGCCATTCCGGAAATTGAACAATTTGCGGTTAATGAACCTGCGGTTCAATTGTTCTTAGATTTCTTTAAACGTTCAACTCGCGGTATTATTCGCTAA
- the ispC gene encoding 1-deoxy-D-xylulose-5-phosphate reductoisomerase — MKKLVILGSTGSIGKSTLSVVEQNKTEYEVFGLVGGKNVELMAAQCLLFQPKFAALADENAAKALAEQLKQFNVKTEVLRGQKAICELSAHPEADMVMAAIVGAAGLLPTLSAVKAGKKVLLANKESLVTCGQIFIDEARKSGAQLLPVDSEHNAIFQSLPPEAQQKVGFCPLAELGVSKIILTGSGGPFRVKPLDEFATITPEQAVAHPNWSMGKKISVDSATMMNKGLEYIEARWLFNASADEMEIIIHPQSIIHSMVRYIDGSVIAQMGNPDMCTPIAHTMAYPKRINSGVAPLDFFKLKELTFIEPDFARYPNLKLAIDAFAEGQYATTAMNAANEVAVEAFLNERIRFIDIVNVNRTVVENIAPIKVQAIADVLHIDKLARELAEQAVINL; from the coding sequence ATGAAAAAATTGGTCATTTTAGGTTCAACCGGATCAATCGGTAAAAGTACCTTGTCCGTGGTGGAGCAGAACAAAACGGAATACGAGGTATTCGGTTTAGTCGGTGGTAAAAATGTTGAATTAATGGCAGCACAATGTTTATTGTTTCAACCGAAATTTGCCGCATTAGCTGATGAGAATGCAGCAAAAGCATTAGCGGAACAGCTCAAACAATTCAATGTAAAAACTGAAGTCTTAAGAGGTCAAAAAGCGATTTGCGAACTGAGCGCACATCCGGAAGCGGATATGGTAATGGCGGCGATTGTAGGGGCGGCCGGTTTGTTACCAACGCTTTCTGCGGTGAAAGCAGGTAAAAAAGTTTTATTGGCAAATAAAGAATCATTAGTCACTTGCGGACAAATTTTTATTGATGAGGCAAGAAAATCCGGTGCGCAATTATTACCGGTTGATAGCGAACACAATGCGATTTTCCAATCTCTACCGCCGGAAGCACAGCAAAAAGTCGGCTTTTGCCCGCTTGCAGAGCTAGGCGTGAGTAAAATTATTTTGACCGGTTCCGGTGGTCCGTTCCGTGTAAAACCGCTCGATGAGTTTGCAACTATTACACCTGAACAAGCGGTGGCACACCCGAATTGGTCGATGGGTAAGAAAATCTCGGTCGATAGTGCTACTATGATGAATAAAGGCTTGGAATATATTGAAGCCCGTTGGTTATTCAATGCTTCGGCAGATGAAATGGAAATTATTATTCACCCGCAATCGATTATTCATTCGATGGTGCGTTATATTGACGGTTCGGTGATCGCCCAAATGGGGAATCCGGATATGTGTACCCCGATTGCACACACAATGGCTTATCCGAAGCGAATTAATTCGGGCGTAGCACCGTTGGATTTCTTTAAATTGAAAGAACTCACTTTTATCGAACCGGACTTTGCCCGCTATCCGAATTTAAAATTAGCGATTGATGCGTTTGCAGAAGGGCAATATGCGACAACCGCAATGAATGCGGCAAATGAAGTGGCGGTAGAAGCTTTCTTAAATGAACGTATTCGTTTTATTGATATTGTGAATGTGAATAGAACGGTGGTGGAAAATATTGCGCCGATTAAAGTACAAGCAATTGCCGATGTGTTACATATTGATAAACTGGCACGAGAATTGGCGGAACAAGCGGTCATTAATTTATAA
- the der gene encoding ribosome biogenesis GTPase Der — translation MTPVVALVGRPNVGKSTLFNRLTRTRDALVADFPGLTRDRKYGHANIAGYDFIVIDTGGIDGTEEGVEEKMAEQSLLAIEEADVVLFLVDARAGLLPADIGIAQYLRQREKTTVVVANKTDGIDADSHCAEFYQLGLGEVEQIAAAQGRGVTQLIEQVLAPLGEQLNANQAVENDEDSANEEADEWDTDFDFDNEDDTALLDEALEEETEESIEDKNIKIAIVGRPNVGKSTLTNRILGEERVVVYDMPGTTRDSIYIPMERDGQQYTIIDTAGVRKRGKVNLAVEKFSVIKTLQAIQDANVVLLTIDAREGISDQDLSLLGFILNAGRSLVIVVNKWDGLSQDIKDQVKSELDRRLDFIDFARVHFISALHGSGVGNLFDSVKEAYACATQKTSTSMLTRILRMAADEHQPPLVNGRRVKLKYAHPGGYNPPIIVIHGNQVEKLADSYKRYLSNYFRKSLKIIGSPIRIQFQEGNNPFAGKKNKLTPNQLRKRKRLMKFIKKSKK, via the coding sequence ATGACTCCAGTTGTTGCCCTTGTCGGCAGACCGAATGTGGGTAAATCCACTTTATTTAACCGCTTAACCCGCACACGTGATGCGCTGGTAGCGGACTTTCCGGGACTTACACGTGACCGTAAATATGGTCATGCGAATATCGCCGGTTATGATTTTATCGTAATTGATACCGGTGGTATTGACGGTACGGAAGAAGGTGTAGAAGAAAAAATGGCGGAACAATCGCTACTCGCGATTGAAGAAGCGGATGTTGTGCTTTTCTTAGTCGATGCGCGTGCCGGCTTACTACCTGCCGATATCGGTATTGCACAATACTTACGTCAACGTGAAAAAACTACTGTGGTAGTAGCAAATAAAACGGACGGTATCGATGCGGATTCGCATTGTGCGGAATTTTATCAATTAGGCTTAGGTGAAGTTGAACAAATCGCAGCGGCACAAGGTCGTGGCGTAACACAACTTATCGAGCAAGTATTAGCCCCGTTAGGCGAGCAATTAAATGCGAATCAAGCGGTCGAAAATGACGAAGATTCTGCAAACGAAGAAGCGGACGAATGGGATACCGACTTTGACTTCGATAATGAGGATGATACCGCATTACTTGATGAAGCTCTTGAAGAAGAAACCGAAGAATCGATTGAAGATAAAAATATTAAGATTGCGATCGTCGGTCGTCCGAATGTGGGTAAATCGACTTTAACCAACCGTATTCTCGGTGAAGAACGTGTGGTGGTTTACGATATGCCGGGTACGACGCGTGATTCTATCTATATTCCGATGGAGCGTGACGGTCAGCAATACACGATTATTGATACTGCCGGCGTACGTAAACGTGGTAAGGTCAATTTAGCGGTGGAAAAATTCTCCGTGATTAAAACCCTACAAGCGATTCAAGATGCAAACGTGGTATTACTTACCATTGATGCTCGCGAAGGTATTTCTGATCAAGATTTATCTCTACTCGGTTTTATTCTGAACGCCGGTCGTTCACTTGTGATCGTAGTGAATAAATGGGACGGCTTATCACAAGATATTAAAGATCAAGTGAAATCCGAATTAGATCGCCGTTTAGACTTTATCGATTTCGCTCGTGTGCATTTTATTTCTGCATTACACGGCTCAGGCGTAGGTAACTTATTTGACTCGGTAAAAGAGGCCTATGCGTGTGCGACACAGAAAACATCAACTTCAATGCTGACGCGTATTTTACGTATGGCAGCGGATGAGCATCAGCCACCGCTAGTAAACGGTCGCCGTGTGAAATTAAAATACGCTCATCCGGGTGGTTACAACCCGCCAATTATCGTCATTCACGGTAACCAAGTCGAAAAATTAGCGGATTCTTATAAACGTTATTTAAGTAATTACTTCCGTAAGAGCTTGAAAATTATCGGTTCGCCGATCCGTATTCAGTTCCAAGAAGGGAATAACCCGTTTGCCGGTAAGAAAAATAAACTGACACCGAACCAATTACGTAAACGTAAACGTTTAATGAAGTTTATTAAGAAAAGTAAGAAATAA
- the fabZ gene encoding 3-hydroxyacyl-ACP dehydratase FabZ, producing the protein MTIEVQENREPKIIEVTEIMKMLPHRYPFLLVDRVIDFEEGKWLKAIKNVTVNEPCFTGHFPASPIFPGVLILEAMAQATGVLAVATHGKMNQDELYYFAAIDNARFKRPVVPGDQLTFEVEFLKEIRGITKFSGKAFVDGKLVCEADLMCARK; encoded by the coding sequence ATGACTATTGAAGTACAGGAAAATAGAGAACCTAAAATCATCGAAGTAACAGAAATTATGAAAATGTTACCTCATCGCTATCCTTTCTTACTTGTAGATCGTGTAATCGACTTTGAAGAAGGCAAATGGCTGAAAGCAATTAAAAACGTCACCGTAAACGAACCTTGTTTTACCGGTCACTTTCCGGCAAGCCCGATTTTCCCCGGCGTGCTTATTTTAGAAGCGATGGCGCAAGCAACCGGTGTGTTAGCGGTAGCTACTCACGGAAAAATGAATCAGGACGAATTATATTATTTTGCCGCTATTGATAATGCTCGCTTTAAACGTCCCGTCGTACCCGGCGACCAACTTACCTTCGAAGTCGAATTTCTGAAAGAAATACGTGGCATCACTAAATTTTCCGGAAAAGCTTTCGTTGATGGAAAATTAGTGTGTGAAGCCGATTTAATGTGCGCACGTAAATAA
- the lpxD gene encoding UDP-3-O-(3-hydroxymyristoyl)glucosamine N-acyltransferase, whose product MANFRLIELAEQIGGTLKGNADLAISSIAALDKADPNQITFISNAKYRPQLAQSQAGAIIVSEADVEFCAESQNLIIVKNPYVAYALLAQYMDSTPKAANRISPNAVISSEAVLGHNVSIGANAVIESGVELGDDVIIGAGCFVGKNTKIGARTQLWANVSVYHNVQIGSDCLIQSSAVIGSDGFGYANDKGQWIKIPQTGGVIIGNRVEIGACTCIDRGALDPTVIEDNVIIDNLCQIAHNVHIGFGTAVAGGVIMAGSLKVGKFCQIGGASVLNGHMEICDGAVITGMSMVMKPITEKGIYSSGIPAQTNKEWRKTAALTMNIDEMNKRLKALEKRLAE is encoded by the coding sequence ATGGCTAATTTCCGTTTAATTGAACTTGCGGAGCAAATCGGCGGTACTCTCAAAGGTAACGCCGATTTGGCTATTTCCAGTATTGCCGCATTAGATAAAGCAGATCCAAATCAGATTACTTTTATTTCTAACGCAAAATATCGCCCTCAATTAGCGCAATCTCAGGCGGGTGCGATTATTGTCAGTGAAGCCGATGTAGAATTCTGTGCAGAATCGCAAAACCTTATTATTGTTAAAAATCCTTATGTTGCTTATGCTCTACTGGCGCAATATATGGATTCAACCCCTAAAGCGGCAAACCGAATTTCACCCAATGCGGTAATTTCTTCGGAAGCGGTTTTAGGTCATAATGTTTCCATCGGTGCGAATGCCGTCATTGAAAGCGGTGTGGAATTAGGTGACGATGTGATTATCGGTGCCGGATGTTTTGTCGGTAAAAATACAAAAATCGGTGCAAGAACCCAATTATGGGCGAACGTATCGGTTTACCATAACGTCCAAATCGGTTCGGATTGTTTAATTCAATCTTCCGCGGTAATCGGTAGTGACGGCTTTGGTTATGCGAATGATAAAGGCCAATGGATTAAAATCCCGCAAACAGGCGGCGTAATCATCGGTAACCGCGTTGAAATCGGCGCTTGTACCTGCATTGACCGAGGAGCATTGGATCCTACTGTTATTGAAGATAATGTAATTATCGACAATCTCTGTCAAATTGCGCATAATGTTCATATTGGCTTTGGTACAGCGGTTGCCGGCGGAGTAATTATGGCGGGTAGCCTCAAAGTAGGCAAATTCTGTCAAATTGGCGGTGCAAGCGTACTAAACGGTCATATGGAAATTTGTGACGGTGCCGTCATTACCGGTATGAGTATGGTTATGAAGCCGATTACCGAGAAAGGTATCTATTCATCCGGTATTCCTGCTCAAACCAATAAAGAATGGCGCAAAACTGCTGCGCTAACAATGAATATTGATGAAATGAACAAACGTTTAAAAGCACTTGAAAAACGTTTAGCTGAATAA
- the hemA gene encoding glutamyl-tRNA reductase, which translates to MTILALGINHKTASVNLRSKVAFDAQKRQLAFEQIQHRALAESVVILSTCNRTELYFHNADITPREEHEDNIAWREQCFEWFAEIHQLEHDELRECIYFKQNMEAARHLMRVACGLDSLILGEPQILGQVKQAYQYSEHFYHTQNSQVSTKLSRLFQRTFSTAKRVRSETEIGSSAVSVAYAACGLARQIFDNFGKLRFLLVGAGETIELVARYLIQHGAKNIMIANRTPQRAERLAERLDTPMQILSLSALQIGLNQADIVISSTGSPDMLISKEMVEIAQKQRQFDPMLLIDIAVPRDIDENAGELDAVYAYSVDDLQHIIQRNMAQREQAAEQAAQIVDEECKAFFEWLKQQQSSDLIKRYRQDAEQTRQELLAKALLALTGGQDSEKVLNELSYKLTNSLLHVPTQALQAMAKSGNSQGLQSFSKALKLEEPEEQ; encoded by the coding sequence ATGACGATTTTAGCACTTGGTATTAACCATAAAACAGCTTCGGTGAATTTGCGAAGTAAGGTAGCGTTTGATGCTCAAAAACGCCAGCTTGCTTTTGAGCAAATTCAACACCGCGCACTTGCTGAAAGCGTTGTCATTCTTTCAACGTGTAACCGAACAGAGCTTTATTTTCATAATGCGGACATTACGCCGCGAGAAGAACATGAAGATAATATCGCATGGCGTGAGCAGTGTTTTGAATGGTTTGCTGAAATTCATCAGCTTGAACACGATGAATTACGTGAATGTATTTATTTCAAACAGAATATGGAAGCGGCTCGTCATCTAATGCGAGTTGCGTGCGGATTGGATTCGCTTATTTTGGGCGAGCCGCAGATTTTAGGTCAGGTAAAACAAGCCTATCAATATAGCGAGCATTTCTACCATACGCAAAATAGCCAGGTTTCTACCAAATTATCTCGTTTATTCCAACGTACGTTTTCTACGGCGAAACGCGTGCGTTCCGAAACGGAAATCGGTTCAAGCGCAGTTTCTGTCGCTTATGCCGCCTGCGGTTTAGCTCGCCAAATTTTTGATAATTTCGGCAAATTGCGCTTCTTATTAGTCGGTGCCGGAGAAACTATTGAGCTAGTTGCTCGTTATCTGATTCAGCACGGTGCGAAAAATATTATGATTGCCAACCGTACTCCACAACGTGCCGAAAGATTAGCCGAGCGTTTGGATACCCCAATGCAAATTTTGTCCTTAAGCGCATTGCAAATCGGTTTAAACCAAGCGGATATTGTTATCAGCTCTACCGGCAGTCCGGATATGCTTATCAGTAAGGAAATGGTGGAAATCGCACAGAAACAACGCCAGTTTGATCCGATGTTACTGATTGATATCGCCGTACCTCGAGATATTGATGAAAATGCCGGCGAGTTAGATGCCGTATATGCTTATAGCGTGGATGATTTACAGCATATTATTCAACGTAATATGGCACAACGTGAGCAAGCAGCCGAGCAAGCGGCACAAATCGTAGATGAAGAATGTAAAGCATTCTTCGAATGGCTAAAACAACAGCAATCCAGCGATTTAATTAAACGTTATCGCCAAGATGCCGAACAAACTCGCCAAGAACTCTTAGCCAAAGCCTTGCTTGCATTAACCGGCGGACAAGATAGTGAAAAAGTCCTTAACGAGTTAAGCTATAAGCTGACCAACAGTTTATTGCACGTGCCGACCCAAGCCTTACAAGCAATGGCAAAAAGCGGAAACTCCCAAGGTCTGCAAAGTTTTTCTAAAGCCTTAAAATTAGAAGAACCGGAAGAACAATAA
- the relA gene encoding GTP diphosphokinase produces the protein MVAIRRSHELDPSTFELASWSAALQMSPITFEELQIAWRYAHEKLDTDTYHLMWDGIEMVEILHGLNMDDDSLVAALLFPLVKNHIIDLAQVKEDFGNQVKNLVKGVIEMDNIRQLSANSVSDLQIDNIRRMLLAMVDDFRCVVIKLAERIVYLRGKYRHTEEDLVLAAKECSHIYAPLANRLGIGQLKWELEDYCFRALHPQCYRVIALQLGERRLERESYITNFVANLTACLSEQIEDLEVYGRPKHIYSIWKKMQKKNLRFEQLFDIRAVRVIVPNLEDCYTALGIIHTQYKHLPEHFDDYIANPKPNGYQSIHTVVLGEGDKTIEVQIRTREMHENAELGVAAHWKYKEGATAGRSGYEEKIVWLRKLLAWQNDIADSGEVMAAEMRSQVFDDRVYVFTPKGEVIDLPKNATPLDFAYAIHSEVGHRCIGAKVAGRIVPFTYLLQMGDQVEIITQKTPNPSRDWLNPNAGFVNTSKARAKIIAWFKKLDREKNIPLGKEALDAEMARFGFTLKQIEQYALPRYNLKQFDDLYAGIGGGDIRLNQLSHYLQSKLIKPTAEQEDEAVLKQVNKNANNQFQHKGKNGQIIIDGVGNLMHTIARCCQPIPGDEIVGYITQGRGISIHRADCEQLFDLRSANPERVVNAQWGTHYANGFSLAIRVIANDRNGLLRDVSAVMANEKVNVLSVSSRIDTKRSLAIMDMSIELNNIEMLGKLLARIAQLDDVIEAKRLSN, from the coding sequence ATGGTAGCAATTCGTCGCTCACATGAGCTTGATCCGAGTACTTTTGAGTTAGCGAGTTGGAGTGCCGCTTTGCAAATGTCACCGATAACTTTTGAAGAATTACAAATTGCGTGGCGTTACGCCCATGAAAAATTAGATACCGATACTTACCATCTTATGTGGGATGGTATTGAAATGGTGGAAATTTTACACGGGTTAAATATGGATGATGACTCGCTTGTCGCCGCCTTACTTTTCCCTCTCGTAAAGAATCACATTATCGATCTTGCCCAAGTCAAAGAAGACTTTGGTAATCAAGTCAAAAACTTAGTGAAAGGTGTGATTGAAATGGACAATATTCGCCAACTGAGTGCGAACAGTGTGTCCGACCTGCAAATCGATAATATTCGTCGTATGTTATTGGCGATGGTTGATGATTTCCGTTGTGTGGTTATTAAGCTGGCGGAACGTATCGTCTATTTGCGAGGAAAATATCGTCATACCGAAGAAGATCTTGTATTGGCGGCAAAAGAATGCTCGCATATTTATGCACCGCTTGCTAACCGTCTAGGCATCGGACAGCTGAAATGGGAACTGGAGGATTATTGCTTCCGTGCGTTACATCCGCAATGTTATCGTGTGATTGCGTTACAACTTGGCGAGCGTCGTTTGGAACGCGAAAGTTATATTACAAATTTTGTGGCAAATTTGACCGCTTGTCTTAGTGAACAAATCGAAGATTTGGAAGTGTATGGTCGTCCGAAGCACATTTACAGTATCTGGAAAAAAATGCAGAAGAAAAATCTGCGTTTTGAACAATTGTTCGATATTCGAGCGGTGCGAGTTATCGTACCGAATTTGGAAGATTGCTATACCGCATTAGGCATTATTCATACTCAATATAAACATTTACCGGAACATTTCGACGACTATATTGCCAACCCTAAACCGAACGGCTATCAATCTATTCATACGGTTGTGTTGGGAGAGGGAGATAAAACTATCGAAGTGCAAATTCGTACTCGAGAAATGCACGAAAATGCGGAATTAGGGGTTGCGGCGCATTGGAAATATAAAGAGGGAGCAACCGCCGGTCGTTCCGGTTATGAAGAAAAGATCGTCTGGTTACGTAAATTATTAGCGTGGCAAAACGATATTGCCGATTCCGGCGAGGTTATGGCGGCGGAAATGCGCTCTCAAGTGTTTGATGATCGTGTTTATGTCTTTACGCCGAAGGGCGAGGTGATTGATTTGCCGAAAAATGCAACACCGCTTGATTTCGCTTATGCGATTCATAGTGAAGTCGGTCATCGTTGCATCGGTGCAAAAGTTGCAGGACGGATCGTACCGTTTACCTATTTATTACAAATGGGAGATCAAGTTGAAATTATTACTCAGAAAACGCCGAATCCGAGTCGAGATTGGTTAAATCCGAATGCCGGCTTTGTCAATACGTCCAAAGCTCGCGCTAAAATTATTGCTTGGTTTAAAAAACTGGATCGAGAAAAAAATATTCCGCTCGGTAAAGAAGCCTTGGACGCGGAAATGGCTCGTTTCGGATTTACATTAAAACAGATTGAACAGTACGCATTACCTCGCTATAACTTAAAACAATTCGATGACTTATATGCCGGCATTGGCGGTGGCGATATTCGTTTAAATCAATTAAGTCATTATTTACAAAGCAAATTAATTAAACCGACAGCAGAGCAAGAAGACGAAGCGGTATTAAAACAAGTTAATAAGAATGCTAATAACCAATTTCAGCATAAAGGCAAAAACGGGCAGATTATCATCGATGGTGTGGGTAATTTAATGCATACCATTGCACGTTGTTGTCAGCCGATTCCGGGTGATGAAATTGTCGGTTATATTACACAGGGACGAGGAATCTCAATTCACAGAGCAGATTGCGAGCAATTGTTTGACTTACGTAGTGCCAATCCGGAAAGAGTTGTGAATGCACAATGGGGAACACATTACGCTAATGGCTTTAGTCTCGCGATTCGAGTTATTGCCAATGATCGTAACGGTTTATTACGAGATGTCAGTGCGGTGATGGCAAATGAAAAAGTCAATGTTTTGAGTGTTTCAAGCCGTATTGATACGAAACGCAGTTTGGCAATTATGGATATGAGTATCGAGCTTAACAATATTGAAATGCTTGGAAAATTATTAGCACGTATTGCACAACTTGACGATGTGATTGAAGCAAAACGTCTATCAAATTAA